The DNA segment CGAAGCGTCCGTAAAGCACCATATGGAGCTGTCTATTTATTGATCAGGTCCATAAATTTATTCCAAAGGTCAGTTATCAATTTTTTTGTTTGTTCATCGATCAGGTTTCCCTGCCCGTCAAATTTATCGGCAGCTCCTGCCAGGTAAAATTCCGGTTGCTGTACAGGTTGCATATTGAGATATACCAATACCTGGCGTAAGTGCTGCACTGCTCCGAAAGCGCCGAGGTTATAGGGAGTGCATCCTAAAACAACAGCCGGCTTTTTGTCCCATTTATTTTGTCCCTGTGGTCTTGAGCCCCAGTCTAAAGCATTTTTTAGAACAGGCGAGTAAGATCTGTTGTATTCTGGTGTTGCGAGTATGATGGCATCTGCATTTTCAATACTTTGGTGAAGATCTCTAACAGCGGTGGGTAAATCGGCTTCCAGGTCCTGGTTTAATAGAGGCAGCTGGCTGATATCTATAATTTCTACCGTTACCCCGTCTGGAGACAAATGTTTAAAGGCTTTTATCAGCTTGGTGGTATAAGAGTCTTTTCTCAAACTTCCTGAAAATGCAGCTATTTTAATGCTCATGACTATGTGATTTTTATCCATATGATGAACAGATATCATTAATGATTGTTTCATTTTAAATCATCTTTGCAGGCTTTGGTTAACTTTGTGAATTTTATTTACCTTAGTATCGGGG comes from the Pedobacter heparinus DSM 2366 genome and includes:
- a CDS encoding NADPH-dependent FMN reductase, with the translated sequence MSIKIAAFSGSLRKDSYTTKLIKAFKHLSPDGVTVEIIDISQLPLLNQDLEADLPTAVRDLHQSIENADAIILATPEYNRSYSPVLKNALDWGSRPQGQNKWDKKPAVVLGCTPYNLGAFGAVQHLRQVLVYLNMQPVQQPEFYLAGAADKFDGQGNLIDEQTKKLITDLWNKFMDLINK